One genomic region from Laribacter hongkongensis DSM 14985 encodes:
- the hydF gene encoding [FeFe] hydrogenase H-cluster maturation GTPase HydF, with protein MLTTPRGLMPHIGLFGCRNAGKSSWFNALTGQERAIVSARPGSTTDPVEKAYELLPFGPVLFVDTAGLDDEGELGMLRVQKTRAVLARVDLVVLLVSPGGLRDEDRVVLREARARGVPHLVLVNHCDVERPAHDVLAALQQEAGRCLMVSSRSDDDVAEVRRALLALLQPPAGEPVPVLVGDLLAPQDLVLLVVPIDISAPKGRLILPQVMTLREVLDRDACALVVKEQDYAARLARLDVPPALVVCDSQVVQPVVQQTPDTVPLTTFSILMSRFKGDMVQLAQGAGCIRRLLPGDRVLIAEACSHHAQDDDIGRVKIPRLLSRAANGPLEVDVVAGRDFPDDLSGYQLVVQCGGCMVTRQDMLARQRQAARQGVPVTNYGMAISVAQGVIERTLACFPAALEAYRQAGRQH; from the coding sequence GGGTTGATGCCCCACATCGGCCTGTTCGGCTGCCGCAATGCCGGCAAGTCGAGCTGGTTCAATGCCCTGACCGGACAGGAACGGGCCATCGTGTCGGCCCGGCCCGGCTCCACCACCGATCCGGTGGAAAAAGCCTACGAACTGCTGCCGTTCGGTCCGGTGCTGTTTGTCGATACTGCCGGGCTGGACGACGAGGGCGAACTGGGGATGCTGCGGGTGCAGAAAACCCGTGCCGTGCTGGCCCGGGTGGACCTGGTGGTCCTGCTGGTCAGCCCGGGAGGCCTGCGTGACGAGGACCGGGTGGTGCTGCGCGAGGCGCGGGCACGCGGCGTGCCGCATCTGGTGCTGGTCAACCACTGCGATGTGGAGAGGCCGGCGCACGATGTGCTGGCCGCCCTGCAACAGGAAGCCGGACGCTGCCTGATGGTGTCGAGCCGTTCGGACGACGACGTGGCCGAAGTGCGACGGGCCTTGCTGGCGCTGTTGCAGCCGCCGGCCGGAGAGCCGGTGCCGGTGCTGGTCGGCGACCTGCTGGCGCCGCAGGACCTGGTGCTGCTGGTGGTGCCGATCGACATCAGCGCTCCCAAAGGGCGGCTGATCCTGCCGCAGGTGATGACGCTGCGCGAGGTGCTGGACCGAGATGCCTGCGCGCTGGTGGTCAAGGAGCAGGACTACGCAGCCCGGCTGGCGCGGCTGGATGTGCCGCCGGCACTGGTGGTCTGCGATTCGCAGGTGGTGCAGCCGGTGGTGCAGCAGACGCCGGACACGGTGCCGCTGACCACGTTCTCGATCCTGATGTCGCGCTTCAAGGGCGACATGGTGCAGCTGGCGCAGGGCGCGGGCTGCATCCGGCGCCTGTTGCCTGGCGACCGGGTGCTGATTGCCGAGGCGTGTTCGCACCACGCGCAGGACGACGACATCGGCCGGGTGAAGATTCCGCGCCTGCTGTCACGGGCGGCCAACGGCCCGCTGGAAGTGGACGTGGTGGCCGGGCGTGATTTTCCGGACGACCTGTCCGGTTACCAGCTGGTGGTGCAGTGCGGTGGCTGCATGGTGACGCGCCAGGACATGCTGGCGCGGCAGCGGCAGGCTGCCCGCCAGGGGGTGCCGGTCACCAATTACGGCATGGCGATTTCGGTGGCGCAGGGCGTGATCGAGCGGACACTGGCCTGCTTTCCGGCTGCGCTGGAAGCCTACAGGCAGGCCGGGCGGCAGCACTGA
- the folE2 gene encoding GTP cyclohydrolase FolE2 → MNTVPMPDVQSSPDTRHIAINKVGIKSIRHPVLVADRSGGIQHTVGVFNMYVHLPHNFKGTHMSRFVEILNSHDREISVESFEAIVREMCERLEAQSGYLEMSFPYFVNKTAPVSGVQSLLDYEVTFVGEIINGDYRFTMKVLVPVTSLCPCSKKISERGAHNQRSHITITATTRADVWIEDLIDVAETQASCELYGLLKRPDEKFVTERAYDNPKFVEDLVRDVAAAVHRDDRITAYVIESENFESIHNHSAYALIEHDKRA, encoded by the coding sequence ATGAACACCGTACCCATGCCTGACGTCCAGAGTTCGCCGGACACCCGCCACATTGCCATCAACAAGGTCGGCATCAAGTCGATCCGCCATCCGGTGCTGGTGGCCGACCGCTCCGGCGGCATCCAGCACACTGTCGGCGTTTTCAACATGTACGTGCACCTGCCGCACAATTTCAAAGGCACGCACATGTCCCGCTTTGTCGAGATCCTCAACAGCCACGACCGCGAGATCTCGGTGGAAAGCTTTGAAGCCATCGTGCGCGAAATGTGCGAGCGGCTGGAAGCCCAGTCGGGCTATCTGGAAATGAGCTTTCCGTACTTCGTCAACAAGACCGCGCCGGTCTCCGGCGTGCAGAGCCTGCTGGACTACGAAGTGACCTTCGTCGGCGAAATCATCAACGGCGACTACCGCTTCACCATGAAGGTGCTGGTGCCGGTCACCAGCCTGTGCCCGTGCTCGAAGAAGATTTCCGAACGCGGTGCCCACAACCAGCGCTCGCACATCACCATCACCGCCACCACCCGGGCCGACGTGTGGATCGAAGACCTGATCGACGTGGCGGAAACCCAGGCCAGCTGCGAGCTGTACGGCCTGCTCAAGCGTCCGGACGAAAAGTTCGTCACCGAGCGAGCCTACGACAATCCGAAGTTCGTCGAGGACCTGGTGCGTGACGTGGCAGCCGCCGTCCACCGTGACGACCGCATCACGGCCTACGTGATCGAAAGCGAAAACTTCGAATCGATCCACAACCACTCGGCCTACGCCCTGATCGAGCACGACAAGCGCGCCTGA
- a CDS encoding MgtC/SapB family protein gives MSWLDSLIVLDNSPFAALPRYLIALGIGLLLGIERERKAHSPAGIRTFALTAMFGTLNAQLANQMQLPFLALGGLGVVAVFILAAYRKTGAADTADTPDVTTQVALVLAYSLGMMVWLDGGKLAVALGIIATSLLYLKPELQRFSHRLTRHDIYTLLQFLVFFSIILPLVPNRQMGPFNAINPYEVWLMVVLISGIGLAGYLAVLIIGNRSGAWLLGILGGLVSSTATSVTYSRQAAHTPEALPFAAAVIRLANMVVFVRIGFLAALLAPGLLPTLLPPLAIAGLAGLVITLWAGRQPAADNPAHEFRLSNPVEIPTALLFGVMFAVVGIAIAALTDWIGVGGLYLVAAVSGLTDIDAIVLSSFRQYADGRLLGLPVGLAIAIALLANSAFKLGLVSSLGGRTLARQLVPVLLVPPLLMLLLAAAMFFGQ, from the coding sequence GCGAACGCAAGGCGCACTCACCGGCCGGCATCCGCACCTTTGCCCTGACCGCCATGTTCGGCACCCTCAACGCGCAGCTGGCCAACCAGATGCAGCTGCCGTTCCTGGCGCTGGGCGGACTCGGGGTGGTCGCGGTGTTCATCCTCGCGGCCTACCGCAAAACCGGTGCGGCCGACACCGCCGACACGCCGGACGTCACCACCCAGGTGGCTCTGGTACTGGCCTACTCACTGGGGATGATGGTGTGGCTCGACGGCGGCAAGCTCGCCGTAGCTCTGGGCATCATCGCCACCAGCCTGCTGTACCTGAAGCCGGAACTCCAGCGTTTCAGTCACCGGCTGACCCGCCACGACATCTACACCCTGCTCCAGTTCCTGGTGTTCTTCAGCATCATCCTGCCCCTGGTGCCCAACCGGCAGATGGGGCCGTTCAACGCCATCAACCCTTACGAAGTCTGGCTGATGGTGGTGCTGATCTCCGGCATCGGGCTGGCGGGCTATCTGGCGGTGCTGATCATCGGCAACCGCTCCGGCGCCTGGCTGCTGGGCATTCTGGGCGGGCTGGTTTCGAGCACGGCCACGTCGGTCACCTATTCGCGCCAGGCCGCGCATACTCCCGAGGCCCTGCCGTTTGCCGCTGCAGTGATCCGGCTGGCCAACATGGTGGTATTTGTCCGCATCGGCTTTCTGGCTGCCCTGCTGGCACCGGGCCTGCTGCCGACCCTGCTGCCGCCACTGGCGATTGCCGGACTGGCCGGGCTGGTCATCACGCTGTGGGCCGGCCGGCAGCCGGCAGCCGACAATCCCGCGCACGAATTCAGGCTCTCCAACCCGGTGGAGATTCCGACCGCCCTGCTGTTCGGCGTCATGTTTGCCGTGGTCGGCATTGCCATTGCGGCGCTGACCGACTGGATCGGCGTGGGCGGCCTCTACCTGGTGGCGGCGGTGTCCGGCCTGACCGACATCGACGCCATCGTGCTCAGTTCCTTCCGCCAGTACGCAGACGGACGGTTGCTGGGCCTGCCCGTCGGGCTGGCAATTGCCATCGCCCTGCTGGCCAATTCGGCCTTCAAGCTGGGGCTGGTGTCCAGCCTGGGCGGCCGGACGCTGGCCCGCCAGCTGGTGCCGGTGCTGCTGGTGCCGCCACTGCTGATGTTGCTGCTTGCCGCAGCCATGTTTTTCGGACAATAA